One Glutamicibacter halophytocola DNA segment encodes these proteins:
- a CDS encoding acyl-CoA dehydrogenase family protein, translating into MSVLSTQVPRVPYTGTADEAELARWREIAQQAAGQLAADALERDRKNAQPFAEVQLLREAGLLNLLVPAEFGGAGAHWETAFEVVRILAAADGSISQLLAYHYVNQSGIAFYGAPETQGQWWRRTVEGGWLWGDSVNPVDPTLSLVPEGDGFRLNGAKRFSTGSGVGEVIVINAEVTEGERAGQVLAFVIPRDREGLEIVDDWDYLGQRLSASNSLKYHNVRIEAQDLLGEVTEEPVSTLLTPGIQLAFANFYLGIAEGALARGKQILLGRKNAWLFSQAQTYSQDPIFQRTVGELKARTAAVAALAEKLGRKFDVLLSKGAQVTVSERAALAVDIAEAKVVSTEVGVEVANRIFEVTGSSSTANSVGLDLFWRNVRTHSLHDPVDYKKIEVGAYFLRGESQPLSLYT; encoded by the coding sequence ATGAGTGTACTGAGCACCCAGGTGCCGCGCGTGCCCTACACCGGCACTGCCGACGAGGCAGAGCTGGCCCGCTGGCGCGAGATCGCCCAGCAGGCCGCCGGCCAGCTGGCCGCTGACGCGCTGGAGCGGGACCGGAAGAATGCCCAGCCCTTTGCCGAAGTGCAGTTGCTGCGCGAAGCAGGCTTGCTGAACCTGCTGGTTCCCGCCGAGTTCGGGGGAGCAGGGGCGCACTGGGAAACCGCCTTTGAGGTGGTTCGCATCCTGGCTGCCGCCGACGGCTCCATCTCGCAGCTGCTGGCCTACCACTATGTGAACCAGTCGGGCATCGCCTTCTATGGCGCCCCGGAAACTCAAGGCCAGTGGTGGCGGCGCACCGTCGAGGGTGGATGGCTCTGGGGCGACTCGGTCAACCCGGTGGATCCAACCCTGAGCCTCGTGCCGGAGGGCGATGGGTTCCGGCTCAATGGCGCCAAGCGCTTCTCCACCGGCTCCGGGGTAGGCGAAGTCATTGTCATCAACGCCGAGGTCACCGAGGGCGAACGAGCCGGCCAGGTGCTGGCCTTTGTCATCCCGCGCGACCGCGAAGGCCTGGAAATCGTGGATGACTGGGACTACCTGGGCCAGCGGCTCAGCGCCTCGAACTCGCTGAAGTACCACAACGTGCGCATCGAAGCACAGGACCTGCTCGGCGAGGTGACCGAAGAACCAGTATCGACCCTGCTCACCCCGGGCATCCAGCTGGCTTTTGCCAACTTCTACCTGGGCATTGCCGAAGGCGCGCTGGCTCGCGGCAAGCAGATCCTGCTGGGACGCAAAAACGCCTGGTTGTTCTCGCAGGCGCAGACCTACTCGCAGGATCCGATCTTCCAGCGCACCGTGGGCGAGCTCAAGGCTCGCACCGCCGCGGTGGCGGCGCTCGCCGAAAAGCTCGGGCGCAAATTTGATGTCCTGCTCTCCAAGGGCGCGCAGGTCACTGTCTCCGAACGCGCGGCGCTGGCCGTGGACATCGCCGAAGCGAAGGTGGTCTCCACCGAGGTCGGCGTCGAGGTGGCCAACCGGATCTTCGAGGTCACCGGATCATCGTCCACGGCGAACTCGGTCGGGCTGGATTTGTTCTGGCGCAATGTGCGCACCCACTCGCTGCACGACCCGGTGGACTACAAGAAGATCGAGGTCGGCGCGTACTTCCTGCGCGGAGAATCCCAGCCGCTATCGCTCTACACCTAA